AACCTGCGTACGTATTTGCCATCTTTCAACGACTCTCAGCTAGTCAGCTTCCTGCATGGCGCGCCCGCCTAGCAGCAGTTGCATGCCTATATATACagaaacatttccatcagcTCCGGCAAACCACTGCACCTTCGAGTTTCCATCACCTTAATTCAGCACTatacacacatacacacaaaaCTACATACTCTCTCATTTCTGCAAGCCATGGTGAGTTTCACGGCACGCCGGAGTGAGCCGGAGCTGGTGGCACCGGCACGGCCGACGCCACGCGAGACCAAGCTCCTCTCCGACCTCGATGACCAGTGGACGCTGCGCTTCTACGAGTCCGTCGTCGGCTTCTTCCGCAGCCCACCACcgggaaaagaaaacagagccggcgccggcggcggcaacaacgtggccaaggctCTCAAGGCGGCTCTTGCGGGGGCTCTGACGCACTATTACCCCATCGCCGGTCGCCTGCGGAAGCTCCCCGGAGGAAACAAGCTGGCGGTGGACTGCACTGCGGAAGGCGTGGTGTTTGTGGAGGCGGCCGCGGACGTGCGGCTGGAGGAGCtcggcgagccgttgctgccgCCGTACCCGTGCGTCGAGGAGTTCCTTGGAGACGCTGGCGACCCTAGAGACGTTGTTGGCAAGCCTTTGCTCTACATGCAGGTAGCTAGTGTTTTTAATTTCACTTCCTTTTCCCCCCTTTTTTGGCTTGTGGATTATCATATATGCACTCCGATTTACTTATGATTGTTTCACCACCAaattacatactccctccatccaacaaagaatgtctcaactttgatcgaatttgaatgcatctatatactaagttagtctacatacatacaaattttgacaatcttgagacatcttttgttagacggaggaagtatatagaTTTTCTTAAAATTGCGACGCATATCATAAAGACAAGTTTGTTAGGTAAGTGGTAATTGAGACTTTTACCCCTAACTTTTCCATTCCATACTTTACACAGATCAGTTTTCTGTTtctcaccaaaaaaaaaggaatcatCAGTTTAACATTGTATTCAACCTGCttcaaattaattaataagtagcttcgattttttttacaaaatttgGTGCTTCGATTGGATGCACCTAAAATGATAATTGAACTAGCTTTCTAGTTGCAAAATTATACAATTGTTGTTAAAAGTGATGCATAATAGTCTTGCCTATTATTATTGTTCCATATATTCATTAGTTCAATTAGCACAAAAGTGTCAATATGTTCTCTTTGACGCTGAAGAATGTCAGACACTTATTAAGAAAAGAGGGGGTGAGGTGTGAACCAATCTTATATCTGATCATCTTAATTATTCTAGTTCCTTTTGTCGCCTATCAATATTTGAACTATACATAAATCATCATCGCGGCAGCATGTCATTATGATTTGTGACTTACTTCATATATATGTTTCCAGGTGACACAACTCAAATGTGGAGGATTTGTCATTGGACTTCACATGTGCCATTGCATTGCTGATGGATTTGGTATTCTTCAATTTATCAAATCTATAGCTGATTTTGCTTGTGGTGAATTGGTTCCTACCACTTTACCGGTGTGGAAAAGAGATGTTTACACAGCACGAATCCCACCATCCATGGACCATATCTACCCGGCATATAAACCCTTTCTTTGTGGGTTGGACCGTACGGGGGATGATGTAATGCTATCAACTCAACCAGAAAACATGGTAGTGCAATATTTCTTCTTTGGTCCAAGAGAAATAGAAACTCTAAGAAGCCACATCCAAGGACAACTCTCCAAATCCGCCACAACGTTTGAGCTGATTACAGCTGTCATGTGGCGTTGCCGCACATTGGCACTGGGTTATGGGTCTTGTCAGAAAGTGCGTGTCATGTTTACTCTAAATTCCCGTGGAAGAAGCATAAATAGTGATACCCCCTTACCACGTGGTTACTATGGGAATGCACATTTCTCTCCTATGGTTGAAGCCACGGTTGATGAGTTGACTGGAAAGCCACTCGCTCATATACTTGAGCTTATGCGCAAAGCTAAGTTGGACACCACGATGGATTGCATGGAGTCTATGGTGGATCTGATGGCATTATGGAGAGAGCAACCACCTTTTGGCATGGACAGAGTGTATGAGGTTAGTGATACGAAATGGATTGGGGGCGGCAATGCACTTCGGCTCGGGAAGGCTGAGCTGATCGCTGCCGGTACACCCCTTGCGGGGGACCTTGTTTCAAAATTAATAAGCTATCATACACGATGCAAGAATGAAGACGGTGAGGACTCAACTGTTGTATCTCTCTTACTGCCAAAACCAGCAATGGAGAGGTATACAAAGGAGATGTCGGTTTGGTTGAGATGATCGCAATATATGAAGAATTGGTATTAATTAAGTTGCTCATGTTGTACCCGTGTGCAGGCCATTTTGTTTTGGTCCAttattttcccttttttcaTCATGTTAATAAATCGGACTTGGTTGTGTGCTATTTTGAAACAGTAGCATGCCACTCGTTGTTACCCTTTATGTACCACCCTTAATTTATATCAACGCTTAGGGCTTTTATGTTGCTCttagaaataaatataaggtcttgtttgttcttcatgcatatatgGCAAGTGCAGTTTAGTCATTCGGAGAATAGAGTAATCGTGTTCTCAGTGAATGATATAATCTAAAAATTACAAGAGTATATCCGCCTTGCTGGCATGGCTATTGTCTAGAACACCATTCGGGCCTCTGAGCTGGGGGCTGGGCATGGCGCCTGAAGGTTTTAATGGCAATAGAGTGGACGATTTTAGTGTTTTTGTCCCCAAAATTCGTCCGATGGACAGTGCCTTTACCACTAACAACTACTAGGAGATGTGGGCTTTAAGGATTTTTCAAAATCGCAGCATGATCCTGCATGCCTGGTCTGCTAATCCTGTCCGTCGGTGACTGACCATATGTATATGTAATGTAATAAAGCGTCAAATCACTATGCAGATTGCTATATGACCAGCTTAACGTTACATGTTTTTCTAGTTAGCTTGCTAAATACTTCTGCAAAggattacttcctccgtcccataacaCGAGACACGCATGTATTCCTAAATCGTCGATTTAGCTAATTAAATATAagttaaataattaaaaaaaatatcattagaaagttctttCGATACCGAATCTAACGATTTATTTTTTGCTAAGAAAAATACGTATTTAATAGATCAAATTgatcaaattgatgatctagtaatacgtgcgtgcctcatattatggcACCGACACTGCTACACGTACCGACATCATGCGTACGATTTTCATACGACAATCAGTACTAGCCATCCATCGCATCAGTTGGGCTGGCTACAACCATCCATCGTTGTGTCGTACCAAGTTCGGACACGGAAGTGTCTTACGCATAGTGATTTCGTTATGGTACCGAGGGACTAGGTAACAATGTTTCTTTCTGT
This is a stretch of genomic DNA from Brachypodium distachyon strain Bd21 chromosome 1, Brachypodium_distachyon_v3.0, whole genome shotgun sequence. It encodes these proteins:
- the LOC100832842 gene encoding acyl transferase 1: MVSFTARRSEPELVAPARPTPRETKLLSDLDDQWTLRFYESVVGFFRSPPPGKENRAGAGGGNNVAKALKAALAGALTHYYPIAGRLRKLPGGNKLAVDCTAEGVVFVEAAADVRLEELGEPLLPPYPCVEEFLGDAGDPRDVVGKPLLYMQVTQLKCGGFVIGLHMCHCIADGFGILQFIKSIADFACGELVPTTLPVWKRDVYTARIPPSMDHIYPAYKPFLCGLDRTGDDVMLSTQPENMVVQYFFFGPREIETLRSHIQGQLSKSATTFELITAVMWRCRTLALGYGSCQKVRVMFTLNSRGRSINSDTPLPRGYYGNAHFSPMVEATVDELTGKPLAHILELMRKAKLDTTMDCMESMVDLMALWREQPPFGMDRVYEVSDTKWIGGGNALRLGKAELIAAGTPLAGDLVSKLISYHTRCKNEDGEDSTVVSLLLPKPAMERYTKEMSVWLR